The following is a genomic window from Salmo salar chromosome ssa23, Ssal_v3.1, whole genome shotgun sequence.
cttccttccttccttccttccttccccatctctctctctccttccttccttccttccttccttccttccttccttccttccttccttccttccttccttccttccttccttccttcctcctctcgctctccttccttccttcctcctctcgctctccttccttccttccttcctcctctcgctctccttccttccttccttcctcctctcgctctccttccttccttcctctctctctctctctccttccttctctctccttccttccttctctctccttccttcctcctctctccttccttccttcctcctctcgccCTGCTTCCTTCCtacctcctctcgctctccttcctcctcttcctttttTCTACCCTCTTCACTTTCCCACTCGCTGTTTCTtggctcttttttttctctctccctctgcattCACAGACAGTATAATGTCAGTGTTTATTGGCATTGTATAATTATATATGTGTGGAATTTGATAGGATTATACCACATAGCTCAGCCAATATTGTCTCAGAAATGCTGTGTTTCGTGGTTTTTGGTCTAAATGACGGTATTAAAcagtccctgtatgtctctcccTCCAGCTGTCAGTGCCCAGCTCACTCAACCTGCTGCCTGGCCAGATCCACATGATGAGGGAGAcagtggagacagagagggagagacggaacaACCTGTCCCTTACCCTTGCTGCAGCATCCAGCTCCAACCTCAGTCTCGTAGAGGACATGCCTGCGTAAGCATACACTAAACTAATGGATTTTGCCAAACTCTGTATAGGCTTATTTAgacctttgatttcctctgttcAGATGTGTTATATGTGGATGGTCTGTGTGCAGGTGTTACCAGCCTGTGTCTCGTACCGAGGCAGAGATTATGTTGGAGAGACACTCTGACCGTGGGAACCTGCTGCTGCGGCCCAGCAGGGACGGAGTCTCATTGGCTGTCACCACTCGACAGGACCTCAGTGGGTACGCCCCATTCCCCTCAATTCCTGACAATGATATCTGCAGTACAGTCAAAGAAAATGCATGTCACATGATAATTTGATTTATTGTCCATGATAGGCCACACATGCTGAAACTTATTTGTTAATGTGACAGATAGATTGATTATTACTTATAATTCATTAATGTGCCACTCCTTGATAACGTATCTCTCTTCGGTCAGGTCTGTATTCAGACACTATCGCGTGGCTAGGAAACATGATGGAGGATACACATTCGATGTAGAGACTCCAGTGAGTATTTCAAAGGGATTTCTGCTTCCTCCTTCCTGAATACACATGCTTGTCAACTGCCACACACAATACTTTAAtgcaaaataatacatttaaagaaTGTTATTTGCCATAAAGAAAATAACTATGTTGCACTTTTCGTCAATCTAAACTTATGAAAGTGAATTCTCGTTATGACCCTAAAGAGGCATTGAACCTCAGGTTATCCCAATGTGTAGTGTTAAGGGAGCTGGTGATAAGGGAAATATTCCACAGGTACTCACAGGACAATAAACCATAACAGATTGTCTTTGCCTGCCCCTGCTTTCTCCTGATTTACAGACAACTCAATCAGCATAATAATACATCTTACCTTTATTGGTCCTTTCTGAAGTGATGAGTGGGACAAGGCCTTAGTTCTGCTGTAGGCGATCTCTGAGCTTTTAACTCAGATTGATTGCTGGTACAAGTGTGTACTAAATGTTTCTCTAAATGAGTCCTATTGACTCGGTCTGTTTTCAGCCATAGGCTGCGCTcacacaggcagaccaattctgatatttttcccactaattggtcttttgactaatcacatcagatcttttcacagcagatctttttcagagctgatcttattggtcaaaataccaattagtgaaaaaaagatcagatATGAGCTGCCTGTCTGAATGCAGCCATATTGACAGGCTGTTTTCAGCTGTGGTGTATGCAGTTTGTTAATGCTATTGGTTCTGCCTGTAGATCCCCTGTGCCACACTGCATGGTGTCATCAACTGTCTTGTGGAGAAAACTAATGGAGCTCTGACACCCTTCATTATGGAGGGACCCTACGAAGAGAGCATCAGTAagaatgaacacacacaccatttattctctctctctctctctctctctttctctcactttctcagTTTTTCCCTGTGTTTCTGTTAATTGTCCATCTTAAGTTAAATATGGCTCTGGCTTTTCAGTCGTGTTGGTCATAACATTAATACCCGCTGTCTATGCAGCGTTTGTTCAGGCAaatgaggagagtggagagaagagTCTGCAGTGCGCCCCCAGTACTCCCATGCCCCCTGTGCCAGTCCCTGCCCTCCCTCCCAAACCAGGTATACAGACCTCCTTTACTGGGACCTCCTTGACCCTGTTAACaatcacacacacctttacaatgGCACCATGCTGACTTTACATCAAGAATCTCATCTCTAACCAACTTTTCACCTATAGCTCTCATTAAAATAAGGAATTGGAGGTAGCCGCTAACACACATTTTTGGACAGGTAGACAAGACCGGTAGTTAATTTGTGTGGTGTTAGACTATCTGATGTAAGACCATGGGAaaggatctgatcctagatctcttTTGGCAACTTCTATCTCAAGCTTCAAATGATGAATGTTTTGCCTTAGTAATGACCAGATTCAATGAGTTGTAATGGAAAGAGGACATAAAAGGAATATTGTGTTTTAATCCCAGGTCCAAGAGAGCGTGTGCCAACTCCAGAGTCTGAGTCAGATAGAGGGGAGATCCTTTACCTCAATGAGACCCGTGAGTTCTATCATtcctctgtccccccctccctTCCATCTTCCAACACACTTCAGGTATGACTTCATTCCTCACCCTCTGTTGCTATTCCTGTTTGTGTGCTTTTCTAGAGAAAGAAAAGGAAGAAGGCACTGCAGTGCAGGCTGTTCAGCCTCCTCCCACACCTTTCCGTCTGCCAAGTGAGTCCCACTATCTTAAGACTACTGGTACTTTAGGAGAGATTGGGGTGAGTTGAGCCAAAGGGTTAGTTGAGACCCCTTTTTTTCTTGGAAACCATGCATTttataatttgaccaaatatttaggaaggggtcatcatttcatggagtctgtgaaggaagaaaccacatggaaaatgtGGTAAGAAAGTTAGGTCCGATAAACGGATTTTCACAAAGGTTCCTTGATACTTATATCAAAACAAAAGTATATAATTTTAAGATTGTTCTGTACATTAGATGGGGTTTCTATAACCTACAATATGAGgttctaaacctagcatgaaagtgcatccttgtagctgtgtgggctaatatattCCAAATATTTGCCATGGGGGGAGTTGAGCCAATGGAATGTTGAGCAAATTGAGTgtcaacccccccaccccccaggcGTAATGGAATATGAGGTAACACTAGGGCCTGGCCtaagtgtttaaaaaaatacaaagtaTTTGGTTAGGTGTTAAGACTGTTATCAAATAAActtttttttggacaagctatgtattcactactgtaatgtttacatgaatacactactgtaatgtttacatgtataaaattgagcacacagccatacaatatccatagacaaacattggcagtagaatggcctcactgaagacctcagtgactttcaacgtggcaccgtcataggatgccaggtttccaacaagtcagttcgtcaaatttctgccctgctagaacttccccggtcaactgtaagtgctgttattgtgaagtggaaacgtcttggagtaacaatggctcagccacaaagtggtaggccacacaagctcacagaatgtgaCTGCCAggtgctgaagcacgtaacgtGTAAAAATggtctgttctcggttgcaacactcactaccaagttccaaactgcctctggaagcaacgtcagcacaagaactgttcgtcgggagtttcatgacatgggtttccatggctgagcagccgcacacaagcctaagatccccattcgcaatgccaagcgtcggctggaggggtgtaaagctcatcgccattagactctggagcagtggaaatccattctctggagtgatgaatcccgcttcaccatctggcagtccaacggaggaatctgggtttggcggatgccacatacttttggtcatgtaatgtatctttgttagaaagaatactatatttcccttgtcGTAGGAACGCTGAATCATGTAGAAAAtgtctcaacttaccccactctccctgaCTACTCTAACAACCTCGGTCAATAACAAACTGAAAGGCATTTCATGAACTATGTACTTATCGCTGAGCTTTCGGTCAGTTGACCTTCATCAGAGCATATCTCCACACACAATAGGGAACAGATAAAGCCATACAGCGAGCCAGAGGTAATTGCAGTCACCTGATGAAGTATaaagtacccaaaagggccactagataTAATATCCGATAAAAATACAGGATAGAACAGAACATGTTATAGATGTATTTGTACTAGAACAAACCACACATACACAGGGAATGTGGTGTTAGCATAAGGAACCTATACTATAGAAATAAAGCTGAAAAACAGCAAAAGAAAGAAAAGGAAACCATATAAAAGGGAA
Proteins encoded in this region:
- the LOC106584395 gene encoding signal-transducing adaptor protein 2, with product MATSKRARRRSNHLTHCYYEGYLEKRLFNDTASRRLWTCLCGNTLFFFNNTKDNDYVEKLDLSDVMSLTDDCSGDRKLEAAGLLLHMKDREIQITAPSLEARELWKGFIYCVVELSVPSSLNLLPGQIHMMRETVETERERRNNLSLTLAAASSSNLSLVEDMPACYQPVSRTEAEIMLERHSDRGNLLLRPSRDGVSLAVTTRQDLSGSVFRHYRVARKHDGGYTFDVETPIPCATLHGVINCLVEKTNGALTPFIMEGPYEESITFVQANEESGEKSLQCAPSTPMPPVPVPALPPKPGPRERVPTPESESDRGEILYLNETQKEKEEGTAVQAVQPPPTPFRLPKAERKTPLMPPVPTPRTFPSTSTDTPDARLRRLAVNSVPLDIVAQTISEELKLKLKRLAHQQ